In the Bacillus sp. HSf4 genome, GGACCGTCAACGATGCAGTCCTTGATTTGTCCTCTGTGATTCATCTGTGTTAAAGCAGCTGCATTCAATGTGGCTTCCATTGCAGGATTCACCGTTTCAACAGCAGCCAGACAGGCGGCTTTCGGCATTTGGACTCCGACTGATCTTGCGACGCGGACGGCATTTTCTAAAATTTGCTTCAGCTCTTCAAGCTTCGGATTGATATTCATAGCCGCATCGGTTACATAGATGAGCCTGTCAAACCCGCTGACTTCGAATGCCGCTACATGTGACAGCACGTGAGAGGAGCGCAGCCCGTATTCCTTATTTAAAACGGCTTTTAACAGGACGGCTGTCGGCACATTTCCTTTCATGAGTACATCCGCATTCCCGCTTTTTACAGCTTGAACAGCGATTCTTGCTGAATCTGCGGGCGTTTCCGAATGGATGATATCAACATGCTGTTTTGAAATGTTCTGCTCTGTCATCATATGTCTGATTTTTTCTCTGT is a window encoding:
- the yqiS gene encoding phosphate butyryltransferase, whose protein sequence is MKLKQLFQKAAELDNKTVAVAHAEDDQVLQAVKLAVDKQFARFLLIGHREKIRHMMTEQNISKQHVDIIHSETPADSARIAVQAVKSGNADVLMKGNVPTAVLLKAVLNKEYGLRSSHVLSHVAAFEVSGFDRLIYVTDAAMNINPKLEELKQILENAVRVARSVGVQMPKAACLAAVETVNPAMEATLNAAALTQMNHRGQIKDCIVDGPLALDNAISEIAARHKNISGIVAGQADILLVPSIETGNVLYKSLIHFAGAKVGAVLAGAKAPIALTSRADSAENKLYSIALALCTSEGRHEEE